The following proteins are co-located in the Bordetella bronchialis genome:
- a CDS encoding Bug family tripartite tricarboxylate transporter substrate binding protein, giving the protein MRIAHAVAVVGLCLGLGWAPGARAGDYPDRPLRLVVPFPAGGATDLMARALARDLGEKLGQSVVVENRGGAGGAIGAETVANAAPDGYTLLYSTMGVLTINPSLYPKLRYDAQKSFAPISLTNLTTNLLVVNNDLPVKSAADLAELARSRPGELTFSSSGNGTTSHLAGEMFKSAALVDIRHIPYKGTSGAINDFLAGRISMMFDTSSNFIELVKQGKIKALGVTSAQRLPVLPDVPSISESPGFAGYEVTLWSGVLAPAGTPRAVIDRLNKGIGDVMLAPRMVSLMAEYGIRTTHSTPEEFAERIRSDTRRWAQVIQRAGVHAD; this is encoded by the coding sequence GTGCGCATCGCACATGCTGTTGCCGTCGTCGGCCTGTGCCTGGGCTTGGGCTGGGCGCCGGGCGCTCGAGCGGGCGACTATCCTGACCGCCCCCTCCGGCTGGTGGTCCCATTTCCCGCGGGCGGCGCGACCGACTTGATGGCACGGGCGCTGGCGCGGGACCTGGGCGAAAAACTGGGGCAATCGGTGGTCGTGGAAAACCGTGGCGGCGCGGGCGGCGCGATAGGCGCGGAGACGGTGGCGAACGCGGCGCCCGACGGCTATACCCTGCTGTATTCCACGATGGGCGTGCTTACCATCAATCCTTCGCTCTATCCGAAGCTGCGGTATGACGCCCAGAAGAGCTTCGCGCCCATCTCGCTGACCAACCTGACGACCAACCTTCTGGTGGTCAATAACGACCTGCCGGTCAAATCGGCGGCGGATCTCGCCGAACTGGCGCGCAGCCGCCCCGGGGAACTTACCTTCAGTTCATCGGGTAATGGCACAACCAGCCACCTTGCCGGCGAGATGTTCAAATCGGCGGCGCTGGTCGATATCCGGCATATCCCTTACAAGGGCACATCGGGCGCGATCAATGACTTCCTGGCCGGACGCATCTCGATGATGTTCGATACTTCGTCCAACTTCATCGAGCTGGTCAAACAAGGAAAGATCAAGGCGCTGGGCGTCACCAGTGCGCAGCGGCTGCCTGTCCTGCCGGACGTACCGTCCATCTCCGAATCTCCCGGCTTCGCGGGTTACGAAGTCACGCTGTGGTCCGGCGTGCTGGCGCCCGCCGGCACCCCGCGCGCGGTTATCGACCGCCTGAACAAGGGTATCGGCGACGTCATGCTTGCCCCGCGCATGGTGAGTCTCATGGCGGAGTACGGAATACGCACGACCCACAGCACGCCGGAAGAATTCGCCGAACGCATCCGGTCCGATACGCGGAGATGGGCGCAAGTGATCCAGCGCGCCGGCGTCCACGCGGACTGA
- a CDS encoding aldehyde dehydrogenase family protein, whose amino-acid sequence MQLAKHYIDGAWLESVAGQGRHGLSNNPATSEAAARYADGGVEEARAAIDAARRAFDRTSWRRSPRLRADVLWDFAVRLDARKEEIADWLVTLNGKLRREAMGEILAGVSELKYYAGLARNLFGRIIEVEPGCHASLRREPAGVAAIILPWNAPITLLVRSLAPALAAGCATVIKPAFQTALAHNLALECLTVDGRVPAGIVNSVIESGSAVSEALCASPEVDVVSFTGSTAVGKKIAAAAAGTLKRLSLELGGKAPALVFADGASDATVKGITAGSLILAGQQCTAISRVLVQDSVYADFTRRLAEAYRAVRVGLGSDPNSQMGSLIDIANRDRIAGLVDRAADVGEVLVHGRAPGGELAKGAFLAPSLVAVEDLDSEYVQRELFGPLLVVERFKDEEDAIRRANATRYSLASSVWTADGLRGERVAARLRFGTVWANTHNRLFAEAETGGHADSGYGRLHGAEGLNDFLETKHYYFETGA is encoded by the coding sequence ATGCAGCTAGCCAAACACTATATCGACGGAGCATGGCTCGAATCCGTCGCGGGACAGGGGCGCCATGGCCTCTCGAACAATCCCGCGACCTCTGAAGCGGCCGCCCGCTACGCCGATGGCGGCGTCGAGGAAGCCCGCGCGGCCATCGATGCGGCGCGCCGTGCGTTCGACCGGACCTCGTGGCGCAGATCGCCGCGGTTGCGCGCCGACGTGCTGTGGGACTTCGCCGTGCGGCTGGACGCCCGCAAGGAAGAAATCGCCGATTGGCTCGTCACGCTGAACGGCAAGCTGCGCCGCGAGGCCATGGGCGAGATCCTGGCCGGCGTTTCGGAGCTGAAGTACTACGCCGGCCTGGCGCGCAATCTGTTCGGCCGCATCATCGAAGTCGAGCCGGGATGCCACGCATCCTTGCGGCGCGAGCCGGCCGGCGTGGCCGCCATCATCCTGCCCTGGAACGCTCCCATCACCCTGCTGGTGCGTTCCCTGGCGCCGGCGCTGGCGGCGGGCTGCGCCACCGTCATCAAGCCCGCCTTCCAGACGGCGCTCGCGCACAACCTGGCGCTGGAGTGCCTGACTGTCGACGGCCGCGTTCCCGCCGGCATCGTCAATTCCGTCATCGAAAGCGGATCCGCCGTATCGGAAGCGCTGTGCGCGTCGCCGGAGGTGGACGTGGTCAGCTTCACCGGCTCCACCGCCGTCGGCAAGAAGATCGCCGCTGCCGCGGCCGGCACGCTGAAGCGGCTGTCGCTGGAGCTGGGTGGCAAGGCGCCGGCGCTGGTTTTCGCGGATGGCGCCTCGGATGCGACGGTCAAGGGCATCACCGCGGGCAGCCTGATACTGGCGGGCCAGCAATGCACCGCCATCAGCCGCGTCCTGGTCCAGGACAGCGTCTATGCCGACTTCACCCGGCGGCTGGCCGAGGCCTACCGCGCGGTAAGGGTAGGGCTGGGCAGCGATCCCAACTCGCAGATGGGCAGCCTGATCGATATCGCCAACCGCGACCGTATCGCCGGGCTGGTGGATCGCGCCGCCGATGTCGGGGAGGTTCTCGTGCATGGCCGGGCTCCCGGCGGCGAGCTGGCCAAGGGCGCCTTCCTGGCGCCCAGCCTGGTGGCGGTCGAGGATCTGGATTCGGAATACGTGCAGCGCGAATTGTTCGGCCCGCTGCTGGTCGTCGAACGCTTCAAGGACGAGGAGGACGCCATACGCCGCGCCAACGCGACGCGCTACAGCCTGGCCTCCAGCGTATGGACGGCCGACGGCCTGCGCGGCGAACGGGTCGCCGCCCGGCTGCGCTTCGGCACCGTGTGGGCCAATACCCACAACCGGCTCTTCGCCGAGGCCGAGACGGGCGGCCACGCCGACAGCGGCTATGGCCGCCTGCACGGGGCGGAAGGGCTGAACGATTTCCTGGAAACCAA